A stretch of Brassica napus cultivar Da-Ae chromosome C6, Da-Ae, whole genome shotgun sequence DNA encodes these proteins:
- the LOC106405012 gene encoding circumsporozoite protein-like codes for MMNKPEMRSCMTCNWSPVLTTSLPNSGSESDLVQRDLINERKRKRLESNRESARRSRMRKREHLVGLTTQLEQLRKDNRKATIAIDVTTEHYDKMEAENSVMRAQVTELNHRLNSLNQIIAFPESYSSAAGEFGMVTGHSAAGGFGMETGHSAAEGFGMEAAPSAAGGFGMETGQSATGGFGVPSAPSAAGGFEMETGDYAAGGFGMATAPSAAGVFGMATAPSAAGGFEMDTAAGGFGVATVPSAAGVFGMENAPSAAAGGFEMETGYTAAGGFGVATVPSAAGVFGMENAPSAAAGGFEMETCQGGGVTDYVDDWSSGGGGGFYDDGWSSGGGGGFYDGGEMDPFDLGFYDEPPNMASASAGVGDVLNFW; via the coding sequence ATGATGAATAAACCGGAGATGAGATCGTGTATGACCTGTAACTGGTCGCCGGTTTTAACGACCAGTTTACCAAACTCCGGTTCGGAGTCCGATCTCGTGCAACGTGATCTGATCAACGAGCGGAAGAGGAAGAGGCTGGAGTCCAACAGAGAGTCGGCAAGGAGGTCGAGGATGAGGAAGCGGGAGCATCTGGTGGGTCTAACCACTCAGCTCGAGCAGCTGCGCAAGGATAACCGCAAGGCCACCATCGCGATCGATGTCACGACGGAGCACTACGACAAGATGGAGGCGGAGAACTCCGTTATGAGAGCTCAGGTGACCGAGCTAAACCATCGCCTGAATTCCCTCAACCAGATCATCGCTTTTCCAGAGTCTTACTCCTCCGCCGCCGGAGAGTTTGGGATGGTGACGGGCCACTCCGCCGCCGGAGGGTTTGGAATGGAGACGGGTCACTCCGCCGCTGAAGGTTTTGGGATGGAGGCTGCTCCCTCCGCCGCCGGAGGGTTTGGGATGGAGACGGGTCAGTCCGCCACCGGAGGTTTTGGGGTGCCGTCAGCTCCCTCCGCCGCCGGAGGATTTGAGATGGAGACGGGTGATTACGCCGCCGGAGGATTTGGGATGGCGACAGCTCCCTCCGCCGCCGGAGTATTTGGAATGGCGACTGCTCCCTCCGCCGCCGGAGGATTTGAGATGGACACCGCCGCTGGAGGATTTGGGGTGGCGACAGTTCCCTCCGCCGCCGGAGTATTTGGAATGGAGAATGCTCCCTCCGCCGCCGCCGGAGGATTTGAGATGGAGACGGGCTACACCGCCGCCGGAGGATTTGGGGTGGCGACAGTTCCCTCCGCCGCCGGAGTATTTGGAATGGAGAATGCTCCCTCCGCCGCCGCCGGAGGATTTGAGATGGAGACTTGTCAGGGAGGAGGAGTAACCGATTACGTCGATGACTGGAGTagcggaggaggaggtggatTTTACGACGATGGCTGGAGCagcggaggaggaggtggatTTTACGACGGAGGAGAGATGGACCCTTTCGATCTAGGGTTTTATGACGAACCACCAAACATGGCTTCTGCTTCTGCTGGCGTTGGTGATGTTCTCAACTTTTGGTAA